One window of Aspergillus oryzae RIB40 DNA, chromosome 3 genomic DNA carries:
- a CDS encoding putative MFS transporter (permease of the major facilitator superfamily), translating to MIKEKAPEVGMAPSPLTPDVLESSGRELVEAALPEELKELERRLRWKVDLRLCTIAGILCSLNLLDSGILSSASVTTMLSDLDLEGTRYSVSIFIFTIASVVFQLPCTVAVRWVGPRIWFASITSCFGLLTLCTAFVQTWKQLIALRVLLGMAMSGIYPGLTYLISTWYTRREQQLRFAFLQSGEVTVMATGTIVNYGLNHLDGRAGLSGWRWMFLVQGLITCVIGIITYWWMVDFPETAHRSFYFLSEAEAQLAVQRIQADRDDVVPEPFSWSKVAVNFLDPKLYGFACLFFILNLVSTALSYFLPIILQSGMGFSSNAAIILSTPPYYWSVVPVLFTSLVGDTYRLRGPLITFNALCLIAGFLMFGLPSSTQVTVRYIGTFLATGAYVSNWAALNAFMANNIVGQWKRATTAAAVSACNGLGGVAGSYIVRQQEAPQYQTAVWVSVGYVLIRQLLHEA from the exons atgatcaaagaaaaagctccCGAGGTAGGCATGGCCCCCTCGCCATTGACGCCGGATGTTCTAGAGTCGAGTGGCCGTGAACTCGTGGAGGCCGCTCTTCCggaggaattgaaagaaCTGGAGAGGAGACTTCGCTGGAAAGTGGACTTGCGCCTCTGTACAATTGCTGGCATTCTGTGTAGTCTCAATCTGCTCGACTCCGGTATCCTCTCATCGGCCTCGGTAACTACTATGCTTAGTGATCTTGACCTTGAAGGTACTCGATATTCGGTATCGATATTCATCTTTACCATAGCCTCCGTCGTCTTTCAACTTCCCTGCACGGTTGCAGTGCGCTGGGTCGGTCCACGGATATGGTTTGCGTCTATCACATCCTGTTTCGGCCTGCTTACTTTGTGCACGGCGTTTGTTCAAACGTGGAAACAACTTATTGCCCTTCGTGTGCTTCTAGGAATGGCTATGTCCGGTATATACCCGGGTTTAACTTACCTCATCAGCACCTGGTACACCCGACGGGAACAACAGCTCCGATTCGCATTTCTCCAATCGGGAGAGGTCACCGTGATGGCAACAGGCACGATCGTCAATTACGGCCTAAATCACTTGGACGGGCGGGCAGGATTAAGCGGCTGGCGCTGGATGTTCCTTGTCCAGGGACTCATCACCTGTGTCATTGGTATCATCACATATTGGTGGATGGTCGATTTCCCTGAAACAGCACACCGAAGCTTCTACTTCCTATCAGAGGCGGAGGCACAGTTAGCCGTACAGCGGATTCAGGCCGATCGTGATGATGTGGTGCCTGAGCCTTTTTCATGGAGCAAAGTCGCTGTGAACTTTTTGGACCCTAAGCTATACGGGTTTGCATGCTTGTTTTTCATTCTCAACTTGGTTTCTACCGCATTGTCCTATTTCCTCCCCATCATTCTTCAATCGGGAATGGGGTTTTCTAGCAACGCAGCTATCATCCTCTCGACGCCA CCATATTATTGGTCGGTAGTACCGGTCCTTTTCACTTCTCTTGTTGGAGACACGTACCGGCTACGCGGGCCACTGATCACGTTCAACGCCCTTTGTCTCATAGCAGGCTTCTTGATGTTCGGACTCCCTTCATCCACTCAAGTTACTGTGCGGTATATCGGGACATTCTTGGCCACTGGGGCATACGTCTCCAACTGGGCGGCACTGAACGCGTTTATGGCCAATAATATAGTAGGACAGTGGAAGCGCGCCACCACTGCGGCTGCAGTATCTGCCTGTAAcggtcttggaggagtcGCAGGTAGTTATATTGTCCGTCAGCAGGAGGCACCACAGTACCAGACTGCTGTGTGGGTATCAGTGGGGTACGTGCTGATACGTCAATTGCTCCACGAGGCTTGA
- a CDS encoding sugar porter family MFS transporter (predicted transporter (major facilitator superfamily)), whose protein sequence is MQGDAHYSELSRNDNDYMPVELEAAPAFLVQETMSPGFERSTRTEIPSMRRPQFLAYFNTRLALACSLIAVSSFNYGFDNQGFATTQAMDAFDKRFGDYNPGTKAYALDPAWLSLFNSLNYIGFAAGVLIGSQISARFGRRWCMFSMSCYALITATITVTSGNRDQILAARILNYVYVGMELAVVPTFQSEIVPAQVRGLAVGTYQFSIILGGLIINSICRGTSKIQDDRAWRIPLGLFYIVPAIVLSLIWFVPESPRWLLQKGRVEESQASLRQLRQGCFTPEQIHNEFRELQTVLEQEVENGHWVDLVKGVNLKRTALVFMVNFFQQGTGQAFSSQYGAVYVKQLGTINAFDMTIVLSLLNLVSIIGSLAYADRVGRRPMLLASSAVMAAGLLTMGGLGTPSPMTTDLKKGVVGMYVVMALGFSLGWGPQTYVVATELPALRLRDMTLQLGFFVNVISNFVVNFTIPYLVDAEYAGLNSKVGLIFGAIAVIAFVCTFLFVPECRGKTLEQIDLMFHSGVKLRDFGSYDASTLIAEPELKEGEVHSDTGKVEENGVKQ, encoded by the exons ATGCAGGGAGATGCCCACTACAGCGAACTTTCAAGGAATGACAACGACTACATGCCTGTCGAGCTCGAAGCCGCTCCGGCCTTTCTAGTGCAGGAGACGATGAGTCCGGGTTTTGAAAGGAGCACGCGAACTGAA ATACCCAGCATGAGACGCCCACAGTTCCTCGCGTACTTCAACACCAGGCTAGCCCTAGCCTGCTCTCTCATAGCCGTCTCCTCTTTCAACTATGGTTTCGATAACCAGGGCTTTGCTACCACTCAGGCTATGGACGCCTTTGACAAACGGTTCGGTGACTATAACCCTGGAACGAAGGCGTATGCACTGGACCCAGCCTGGCTATCACTATTCAACAGTCTAAACTACATCGGGTTTGCTGCTG GCGTGCTCATCGGCAGTCAAATATCCGCCCGGTTCGGTCGACGGTGGTGCATGTTTTCGATGAGTTGCTACGCTCTCATCACGGCCACGATCACAGTTACTTCTGGGAACCGGGACCAGATCCTCGCTGCCCGAATTCTGAACTACGTCTATGTTGGGATGGAGTTGGCTGTTGTCCCAACGTTCCAATCTGAAATAG TCCCGGCTCAAGTCCGAGGCCTCGCCGTCGGCACTTACCAATTCAGTATCATCCTGGGCGGTCTAATCATCAACTCCATCTGCCGCGGCACAAGCAAGATCCAAGATGACCGAGCCTGGCGCATTCCTCTTGGTTTATTCTACATCGTCCCAGCAATAGTCTTGTCATTGATATGGTTCGTCCCTGAGAGTCCACGCTGGCTTCTCCAAAAAGGCCGCGTGGAAGAATCCCAAGCTAGTCTTCGGCAACTACGCCAGGGATGTTTCACTCCCGAACAGATTCACAATGAGTTCCGTGAACTTCAGACCGTGCTCGAACAGGAGGTTGAGAACGGCCACTGGGTCGACCTAGTCAAGGGAGTCAATCTGAAGAGAACGGCGCTCGTGTTCATGGTCAATTTCTTTCAGCAAGGTACTGGGCAGGCCTTTTCGTCTCAGTATGGAGCGGTCTATGTTAAGCAGTTGGGGACCATTAACGCGTTCGATATGACAATTGTGCTTTCGCTTCTGAATTTGGTGTCGATCATTGGCTCGTTGGCATATGCTGATCGGGTTGGGAGGAG ACCCATGCTCTTAGCCAGCTCCGCAGTAATGGCAGCAGGCCTATTGACGATGGGAGGTCTAGGAACTCCAAGCCCCATGACAACGGACTTGAAGAAAGGTGTAGTGGGTATGTACGTGGTCATGGCACTAGGGTTCTCTCTCGGTTGGGGACCTCAGACGTACGTAGTAGCCACCGAGCTACCTGCGCTACGGCTGAGAGACATGACACTGCAGTTGGggttctttgtcaatgtCATTTCCAA CTTTGTCGTCAACTTCACCATCCCCTACCTTGTAGATGCGGAATATGCGGGCCTAAACTCCAAGGTTGGATTAATATTCGGCGCCATTGCGGTTATCGCGTTTGTTTGcactttccttttcgtaCCAGAGTGCCGCGGCAAGACTCTTGAGCAGATTGATCTCATGTTTCATTCGGGAGTCAAGTTGCGGGACTTTGGATCTTATGATGCTAGTACGTTGATTGCTGAACCGGAGCTCAAAGAAGGTGAAGTGCATAGTGATACTGGTAAagttgaagagaatggcgTCAAACAGTAG